Proteins encoded by one window of Porphyrobacter sp. YT40:
- the grxD gene encoding Grx4 family monothiol glutaredoxin codes for MSDANSRISDLVTSNDVVLFMKGTPLFPQCGFSSRAVAILDHCGVAYESVDVLQDMEIRQGIKAFSDWPTIPQLYVKGEFVGGSDIMMEMFEAGELQQLMDQSGVKTA; via the coding sequence ATGTCCGACGCCAATTCCCGCATTTCCGATCTCGTCACCAGCAATGACGTGGTGCTGTTCATGAAGGGCACCCCGCTGTTCCCGCAATGCGGCTTTTCCAGCCGCGCGGTGGCGATCCTCGATCACTGCGGCGTTGCCTATGAAAGCGTCGACGTGTTGCAGGACATGGAAATCCGTCAGGGCATCAAGGCCTTTTCCGACTGGCCGACGATCCCGCAGCTCTACGTGAAGGGCGAATTCGTCGGCGGCAGCGACATCATGATGGAGATGTTCGAGGCGGGCGAATTGCAGCAGCTGATGGATCAGAGCGGGGTAAAGACTGCCTGA
- a CDS encoding BolA family transcriptional regulator — protein MPMTATQIEDAILAALPGATVELRDLAGDDDHWAATVTAPQFAGLSRVAQHKLVYNALGGRMGGVLHALQVTTVVPK, from the coding sequence ATGCCGATGACGGCGACCCAGATCGAGGACGCGATCCTCGCCGCCCTGCCCGGCGCGACAGTGGAACTGCGCGATCTGGCGGGTGACGACGATCACTGGGCCGCCACCGTCACTGCCCCGCAATTCGCCGGGCTCAGCCGCGTCGCGCAGCACAAGCTGGTCTATAACGCGCTCGGCGGGCGGATGGGCGGGGTGCTGCATGCCTTGCAAGTCACCACCGTGGTTCCCAAGTAA
- a CDS encoding DUF1476 domain-containing protein has product MTDFKDRERAEEAHFALEGETAFRIAARRNKLLGEWAAGLMNLTPEETDAYRKAVVQADFEESGDEDVVRKLLGDLTAAQTDITEADIRAKLEDMTVEARRQLFGEV; this is encoded by the coding sequence ATGACCGATTTCAAGGACCGCGAACGCGCCGAGGAGGCCCATTTCGCGCTCGAGGGCGAGACCGCCTTCCGCATCGCCGCACGCCGCAACAAGCTGCTGGGCGAATGGGCGGCCGGCCTGATGAACCTCACGCCGGAAGAAACCGACGCTTACCGCAAGGCGGTGGTGCAGGCCGATTTCGAGGAATCGGGCGATGAGGATGTCGTGCGCAAGCTGCTGGGCGATCTCACCGCCGCGCAGACCGACATCACCGAGGCCGATATCCGCGCCAAGCTTGAAGACATGACGGTCGAGGCGCGCCGCCAGCTGTTCGGCGAGGTCTGA
- a CDS encoding NADPH:quinone oxidoreductase family protein has translation MKAIRTHQTGGPETLTLDEIGAPTPGAGEVLVAVKACAINYPDGLIIRDMYQFKPARPFSPGGEISGVVEAVGEGVEGFAVGDRVLAGIGNGGLAEKVVVAAGRMFKVPDGVPFEKAASLLMTYGTTIHGLKDRGHIKAGDTVLILGAAGGVGLSAIELSKAFGARVVAAVSSEAKGDVARKAGADEVVIYPREAMDKEASKALAEAFKKACGPEGANIVYDIVGGQYSEPALRAIAWEGRFLVVGFPAGIAKMPLNLTLLKSCDICGVFWGAFTARDPKGFHAQVNELFDLMREGKIDPLVSETFPLERAGDAIAKLEAREAVGKLVVTMD, from the coding sequence ATGAAAGCCATTCGCACCCACCAGACCGGCGGGCCCGAAACCCTGACGCTCGACGAAATCGGCGCGCCCACCCCCGGCGCGGGCGAAGTGCTCGTCGCGGTCAAGGCCTGCGCGATCAACTATCCCGATGGGCTGATCATCCGCGACATGTACCAGTTCAAGCCCGCCCGCCCCTTCTCGCCCGGCGGCGAGATCAGCGGCGTGGTCGAGGCCGTGGGCGAAGGTGTCGAAGGCTTCGCCGTGGGTGACCGCGTGCTGGCCGGGATCGGCAATGGGGGCCTTGCGGAAAAGGTCGTCGTGGCGGCGGGCCGGATGTTCAAGGTGCCCGACGGCGTGCCCTTCGAAAAGGCTGCCAGCCTGCTGATGACCTACGGCACAACCATCCACGGCCTCAAGGATCGCGGGCATATCAAGGCAGGCGACACCGTGCTGATCCTCGGCGCGGCGGGCGGCGTAGGGCTTTCCGCGATCGAGCTTTCCAAGGCCTTCGGCGCTCGCGTGGTCGCGGCCGTCTCGTCCGAAGCCAAGGGCGACGTCGCGCGCAAGGCCGGTGCCGACGAAGTGGTGATCTACCCGCGCGAAGCGATGGACAAGGAAGCCTCCAAGGCGCTGGCCGAAGCCTTCAAGAAGGCCTGCGGGCCCGAGGGCGCGAACATCGTCTACGACATCGTCGGCGGGCAATATTCCGAACCCGCACTGCGCGCGATTGCGTGGGAAGGCCGCTTCCTGGTGGTCGGTTTCCCGGCGGGAATCGCCAAGATGCCGCTCAATCTCACCCTGCTGAAGTCCTGCGACATCTGCGGCGTGTTCTGGGGCGCCTTCACCGCGCGCGATCCCAAGGGCTTCCACGCGCAGGTGAACGAGCTGTTCGACTTGATGCGCGAAGGCAAGATCGACCCGCTCGTCAGCGAAACCTTCCCGCTCGAACGCGCGGGCGATGCCATCGCAAAGCTCGAAGCGCGCGAGGCGGTCGGTAAACTCGTGGTGACGATGGATTAG
- the leuD gene encoding 3-isopropylmalate dehydratase small subunit, protein MQPLTRVEGRAIPLGLKNVDTDIIIPAKWLKTISREGLGAGAFEVLRAEPGNVFDDPVYKGAPILIAGDNYGCGSSREHAAWAMLDLGIRVVIAPSFSDIHSGNAVKNGILPVVLPQDAVDRLLEVAREGLEITVDLEAQTVTTPYQDRFTFDIDPFRKHCLLNGLDEVGLTMARGEAIGGFEAQRTAAQPWLMRGTAAA, encoded by the coding sequence ATGCAGCCGCTCACCCGCGTCGAAGGCCGCGCCATTCCGCTTGGCCTCAAGAATGTCGACACCGACATCATCATCCCGGCCAAGTGGCTCAAGACCATCAGCCGCGAAGGATTGGGCGCGGGCGCGTTCGAGGTGCTGCGGGCGGAGCCGGGCAACGTGTTTGACGATCCCGTCTACAAGGGCGCGCCGATCCTGATCGCGGGCGACAATTACGGCTGCGGTTCCAGCCGCGAACACGCCGCCTGGGCGATGCTCGATCTCGGCATCCGCGTGGTGATCGCGCCGAGCTTTTCGGACATCCATTCGGGCAACGCGGTCAAGAACGGGATCCTGCCCGTGGTGCTGCCGCAGGACGCGGTCGACCGGCTGCTCGAGGTCGCGCGTGAGGGGCTGGAGATCACGGTCGATCTCGAAGCCCAGACCGTCACCACCCCCTATCAGGATCGCTTCACCTTCGATATCGACCCGTTCCGCAAGCATTGCCTGCTGAACGGGCTCGACGAGGTCGGCCTGACCATGGCGCGGGGCGAGGCCATCGGCGGCTTCGAGGCGCAGCGCACCGCCGCCCAGCCGTGGCTGATGCGCGGCACCGCCGCCGCCTGA
- a CDS encoding isopropylmalate isomerase — protein sequence MTDKPKNNTARNAAIAAAGAIGSAAIAAALMYAGKRKKKSNEPTQPGTIPSGEPPETD from the coding sequence ATGACCGACAAGCCCAAGAACAACACCGCCCGCAACGCCGCGATTGCCGCGGCAGGCGCCATCGGATCGGCTGCCATTGCCGCCGCGCTCATGTATGCCGGCAAGCGCAAGAAGAAGTCGAACGAGCCGACCCAGCCCGGCACCATCCCCTCGGGCGAGCCGCCCGAAACCGACTGA
- the leuC gene encoding 3-isopropylmalate dehydratase large subunit → MASRPRTLYEKIWDAHVVEMRDDGTALIYIDRHLVHEVTSPQAFEALKVAGRPVRRPELTLAVPDHNLPTTQRLDAKGAPVPIADPESAAQLAALEVNAPAFGIRYIPATAREQGIVHVVGPEQGFSLPGTTIVCGDSHTACHGGLGALAFGIGTSEVEHVLATQTLLLQQSRPMEVRVEGDLGPGVSAKDLILHIIGRIGAAGGSGYVIEYRGKVFEQMTVEERLTVCNMSIEAGARAGLIAPDEVTFAYLKGRPMAPKGVEWDAAVAYWRTLRSDEGAVFAKSVTINAADVEPSVTWGTSPEDVVPIGGRVPHPEDFADESKRVAAQKSLDYMGLTPGTPMTEVPIENVFIGSCTNSRIEDLRAAAAILKGRRKADNVRWAIVVPGSGLVKAMAEEEGLDRIFTEAGFEWREPGCSACLGMNPDKVPPGERCASTSNRNFVGRQGPGARTHLVSPAMAAAAAVTGRLADVRALV, encoded by the coding sequence ATGGCCAGCCGCCCCCGCACGCTCTACGAAAAGATCTGGGACGCGCACGTTGTCGAGATGCGCGACGATGGCACCGCGCTGATCTACATCGACCGCCATCTGGTGCACGAAGTCACCAGCCCGCAGGCGTTCGAAGCGCTGAAGGTGGCAGGCCGCCCGGTGCGGCGGCCCGAATTGACGTTGGCGGTGCCCGATCACAACTTGCCAACCACGCAGCGGTTGGACGCGAAGGGCGCGCCCGTCCCCATCGCCGACCCGGAGAGCGCCGCGCAGCTCGCCGCGCTCGAGGTGAACGCGCCGGCCTTCGGTATCCGCTATATCCCCGCCACGGCACGCGAGCAGGGGATCGTCCATGTGGTCGGCCCCGAACAGGGCTTCTCGCTCCCCGGCACCACGATCGTTTGCGGAGATTCGCACACCGCCTGCCACGGCGGTCTCGGCGCGCTTGCCTTCGGAATCGGCACCAGCGAGGTGGAGCACGTATTGGCGACACAGACGCTGCTGCTTCAGCAGTCACGCCCGATGGAAGTGCGGGTCGAGGGCGATCTCGGCCCCGGCGTCAGCGCCAAGGATCTGATCCTCCACATCATCGGCAGGATCGGTGCGGCGGGAGGCTCTGGTTACGTGATCGAATACCGCGGCAAGGTGTTCGAGCAGATGACTGTCGAGGAGCGGCTCACCGTCTGCAACATGAGCATCGAGGCGGGCGCGCGTGCCGGGCTGATCGCGCCGGACGAGGTGACCTTCGCCTATCTCAAGGGCCGCCCAATGGCACCCAAGGGCGTGGAGTGGGACGCGGCGGTCGCCTATTGGCGCACGCTCCGTTCGGACGAGGGCGCGGTCTTCGCCAAGAGCGTGACGATCAACGCCGCCGATGTCGAACCCAGCGTCACCTGGGGCACCTCGCCCGAGGATGTGGTGCCTATCGGCGGGCGCGTGCCGCACCCCGAGGATTTCGCCGACGAGAGCAAGCGCGTCGCCGCACAGAAGAGCCTCGACTACATGGGCCTCACCCCGGGCACCCCGATGACCGAAGTTCCGATCGAGAACGTTTTCATCGGCTCGTGCACCAACAGCCGCATCGAAGACCTTCGCGCCGCTGCCGCGATCCTCAAAGGCCGCCGCAAGGCCGACAACGTGCGCTGGGCGATTGTCGTGCCCGGATCGGGTCTGGTGAAAGCCATGGCCGAGGAAGAGGGCCTTGACCGGATCTTCACCGAAGCAGGCTTCGAATGGCGCGAGCCGGGCTGTTCGGCCTGCCTCGGCATGAACCCCGACAAGGTGCCGCCGGGCGAACGCTGCGCCTCGACGTCAAATCGCAATTTCGTCGGGCGGCAGGGGCCGGGTGCGAGGACGCATCTCGTCTCGCCCGCCATGGCCGCCGCCGCCGCAGTCACCGGGCGGCTCGCCGATGTGCGCGCGCTGGTGTGA
- a CDS encoding thioesterase family protein, which translates to MSANESPSPAFVHPITVEPADIDFMGHVNNARYLNWVQDAVLAHWNNLAPAEDIASKAWVALKHEITYRKPAFLDDDVIAQTVLERFNGARAFYSTLIKRGEEVLAEVQSSWCCIDSRTLRPARIGEHLREFFFPKGE; encoded by the coding sequence ATGTCAGCAAACGAATCTCCCTCGCCTGCCTTCGTACACCCGATCACGGTCGAACCGGCTGACATCGACTTCATGGGTCACGTCAACAATGCGCGCTATCTGAACTGGGTTCAGGACGCGGTGCTGGCGCACTGGAACAACCTCGCCCCGGCAGAGGATATTGCCAGCAAGGCATGGGTCGCGCTCAAGCACGAGATCACCTATCGCAAGCCCGCCTTCCTCGATGACGACGTGATCGCGCAGACCGTGCTCGAACGTTTCAACGGCGCGCGCGCGTTCTATTCCACGCTCATCAAGCGCGGCGAGGAGGTGCTGGCCGAGGTGCAATCGTCCTGGTGCTGCATCGATTCCCGGACCCTGCGCCCCGCGCGCATCGGCGAACATCTGCGGGAATTCTTCTTCCCCAAGGGGGAGTGA
- a CDS encoding globin-coupled sensor protein, protein MATRLDYYGIEAHDADFKGVAQAIERYIEPALSDFYDEVKARGDLAGKFTDAASMARARSAQARHWKGAFTEGLGDDFLKRSNHIGGVHARIGLDPTWYIGSYARILNDLLLHMVAPGWRRYLPWKRARARRIAALVKVSLLDMDIALSSYFTDVSRKVNALNTVLGDALAKLADGKLNISEVDLPPEYARVAADFNSTVASLHDTISTVVGGVNAISAGSNEIRSASDDLARRTEEQAANLEEAAASVAKVLDQVRQTREEASVVRRTIHQSNATAGEGSVIVSQAAQAMDQIERSSQDIANIVGVIESIAFQTNLLALNAGVEAARAGESGRGFAVVASEVRALALRCSTSAEEIRNLVAGTSEHVSSGVNLVTQSGRAFAAIADAIASLTSAAESIAASTESQSESLAHINKVVGDIDRSTQQNAAMAEECTAAAVSLAQEANQLRSTVGSFEVDGVGTGDLASWRPAIERQHEGRRAGHQSLPKLAASG, encoded by the coding sequence TTGGCCACACGGCTGGACTACTATGGGATCGAAGCCCATGACGCCGACTTCAAAGGCGTAGCACAAGCGATCGAACGGTACATCGAGCCGGCACTTTCGGACTTTTACGACGAGGTGAAAGCCCGAGGGGATCTGGCCGGAAAATTCACCGATGCCGCGTCGATGGCACGGGCGCGCAGCGCCCAGGCACGACATTGGAAGGGCGCATTCACCGAGGGGCTGGGCGACGATTTCCTCAAGCGGTCGAACCACATTGGCGGTGTTCACGCGCGTATCGGACTGGATCCCACGTGGTACATCGGGAGCTATGCCCGCATTCTCAACGATCTGCTGCTGCACATGGTCGCACCCGGATGGCGGCGTTACCTGCCGTGGAAGCGTGCAAGGGCGCGGCGGATCGCTGCTTTGGTCAAGGTCTCGCTGCTTGATATGGACATCGCGCTGTCATCCTATTTCACCGATGTCAGCCGCAAGGTGAATGCGCTCAACACCGTGCTGGGTGATGCGCTGGCGAAGCTGGCGGATGGCAAGCTGAACATCAGCGAAGTCGACCTGCCCCCCGAATATGCCCGGGTCGCCGCCGATTTCAATTCGACCGTCGCTTCGCTTCACGACACTATCAGCACGGTGGTGGGCGGCGTGAACGCCATCTCTGCTGGTTCGAACGAAATACGCAGCGCGTCCGACGATCTTGCCCGCCGGACCGAGGAGCAGGCTGCCAATCTCGAGGAAGCGGCGGCATCCGTTGCCAAGGTGCTGGATCAGGTCAGGCAGACCCGCGAAGAGGCCAGTGTCGTCCGGCGCACCATCCACCAAAGCAATGCGACTGCCGGCGAAGGGTCCGTGATCGTCAGCCAGGCGGCTCAGGCGATGGACCAGATCGAACGGTCCAGTCAGGACATCGCGAATATCGTCGGCGTGATCGAAAGCATCGCCTTTCAGACCAACCTTCTCGCCCTCAACGCCGGTGTTGAGGCCGCGCGTGCGGGTGAAAGCGGCCGGGGCTTTGCGGTGGTTGCCAGCGAAGTCCGCGCACTTGCCCTGCGTTGCTCGACGTCTGCGGAAGAAATCAGGAATCTGGTCGCAGGCACGAGCGAGCATGTTTCCTCAGGCGTCAATCTGGTCACCCAGAGCGGCCGCGCCTTCGCCGCCATCGCCGATGCGATTGCCAGCCTGACGTCCGCCGCCGAAAGCATTGCCGCTTCGACCGAGTCCCAGTCGGAAAGTCTTGCGCACATCAATAAGGTCGTAGGCGACATTGACCGTTCGACCCAGCAGAACGCGGCGATGGCGGAAGAATGCACCGCAGCCGCAGTTTCGCTCGCACAGGAGGCCAACCAGTTGCGCAGCACGGTCGGATCGTTCGAGGTCGATGGCGTTGGCACTGGTGATCTTGCGTCATGGCGCCCCGCCATCGAACGGCAACACGAAGGGCGCCGCGCAGGCCACCAGTCTTTGCCGAAGCTGGCGGCGTCGGGCTAG
- a CDS encoding fatty acid desaturase encodes MNPHFALPERGFQRAAGLALALAIAGSWLAIHVWGMFVFEISWSNWPLALAVAAVQCWLSVGVFIVCHDAMHGSLVPGHPRTNGAIGAVLLALYAGFAWKQLRDAHFAHHKLAGRAGDPDFDEHHPDNFWRWYGTFFRRYFGWRSLLFVHTVVGIYWLVLDIPMVQIVLLYGLPALGSSLQLFYFGTFRPHRHMTGEEAGAFADRHNTRSEDFGTLASLASCFHFGYHLEHHRRPDVPWWALPAARRAGVGRDDVSEPELTAKVPA; translated from the coding sequence ATGAACCCGCATTTCGCCCTTCCCGAGCGTGGTTTCCAGCGCGCTGCCGGTCTTGCGCTGGCGCTCGCTATCGCCGGGAGCTGGCTGGCGATCCACGTCTGGGGGATGTTTGTCTTCGAAATCAGCTGGAGCAACTGGCCGCTCGCGCTCGCCGTTGCGGCGGTGCAGTGCTGGCTCAGCGTCGGGGTGTTCATCGTCTGCCACGATGCGATGCACGGCAGTCTGGTGCCGGGCCATCCGCGCACCAACGGCGCGATCGGCGCGGTGCTGCTGGCGCTTTATGCGGGCTTTGCGTGGAAGCAGCTGCGGGACGCGCATTTCGCGCATCACAAGCTGGCGGGCCGCGCGGGCGATCCCGATTTCGACGAGCATCACCCGGACAATTTCTGGCGCTGGTACGGCACCTTCTTCCGGCGCTATTTCGGCTGGCGCTCGCTCCTGTTCGTGCACACCGTGGTCGGCATCTACTGGCTGGTGCTGGACATTCCGATGGTGCAGATCGTGCTGCTCTATGGCCTTCCGGCGCTGGGATCGTCGCTCCAGCTGTTCTACTTCGGCACCTTTCGCCCGCACCGGCACATGACCGGCGAGGAGGCAGGCGCCTTTGCCGACCGCCACAACACCCGCTCCGAGGATTTCGGCACGCTGGCGAGCCTCGCTTCGTGCTTCCATTTCGGCTATCATCTCGAACATCACCGCCGCCCCGACGTGCCGTGGTGGGCGCTTCCCGCCGCGCGCCGGGCCGGGGTGGGGCGTGACGATGTGAGTGAGCCTGAACTGACCGCAAAGGTGCCCGCATGA
- a CDS encoding sterol desaturase family protein, which produces MSWLEIFLTVMSSLIGMELFAWYAHKYIMHGWGWAWHRDHHEPHDNVLEKNDLFAVVFGTINAAMYIYGSLYWDWLWWFAVGITLYGVIYTLVHDGLVHQRYWKWVPRKGYAKRLVQAHKLHHATIGKEGGVSFGFVFARDPAKLKAELKAQKEAGVAVVRDAVGAGSDEFEVVGRNI; this is translated from the coding sequence ATGAGCTGGCTCGAAATATTTCTGACCGTCATGTCCTCGCTGATCGGGATGGAGCTTTTCGCGTGGTACGCGCACAAGTACATCATGCACGGCTGGGGCTGGGCGTGGCACCGCGATCATCACGAGCCGCACGACAACGTGCTGGAAAAGAACGATCTCTTCGCGGTGGTCTTCGGCACGATCAACGCCGCGATGTATATCTACGGCTCGCTCTATTGGGACTGGCTGTGGTGGTTTGCGGTCGGCATCACGCTCTACGGGGTGATCTACACGCTGGTGCATGATGGCCTCGTCCATCAGCGCTACTGGAAGTGGGTGCCGCGCAAGGGCTACGCCAAGCGGCTGGTGCAGGCGCACAAGCTGCACCATGCGACCATCGGCAAGGAAGGTGGGGTCAGCTTCGGCTTCGTCTTCGCGCGCGATCCGGCCAAGCTCAAAGCCGAGCTGAAGGCGCAGAAGGAAGCGGGGGTCGCCGTGGTGCGCGATGCCGTGGGCGCGGGCAGCGACGAATTCGAAGTGGTCGGGCGGAATATCTAG